In the genome of Xenopus laevis strain J_2021 chromosome 1S, Xenopus_laevis_v10.1, whole genome shotgun sequence, one region contains:
- the mad2l1.S gene encoding mitotic arrest deficient 2 like 1 S homeolog, protein MAGQLTREGITLKGSAEIVSEFFFCGINSILYQRGIYPSETFTRIQKYGLTLLVSTDPALKEYLNKVTDQLKDWLYKCQVQKLVVVITSIDSNEILERWQFDIECDKTVKDGIVREKSQKVIQEEIRSVIRQITATVTFLPLLETACAFDLLIYTDKDLEVPEKWEESGPQFVSNSEEVRLRSFTTTIHKVNSMVAYKKIDTF, encoded by the exons ATGGCGGGGCAGCTAACACGTGAAGGGATTACCCTGAAGGGCAGCGCGGAAATCGTATCAGAGTTTTTCT TTTGTGGCATCAATAGTATTTTATATCAGCGTGGGATTTATCCATCAGAAACATTCACACGTATCCAGAAGTATGGGCTCACACTGCTAGTCTCTACAGACCCAGCACTAAAAGAGTATTTAAACAAAGTTACAGATCAGCTTAAAG ATTGGTTGTACAAATGCCAAGTACAGAAGCTTGTGGTTGTGATTACAAGTATTGACAGCAATGAAATTCTTGAACGTTGGCAATTTGATATAGAGTGTGACAAAACTGTGAAAGACgg CATTGTTCGTGAAAAATCACAAAAGGTTATTCAGGAAGAAATTCGATCAGTTATAAGGCAGATTACTGCTACTGTAACTTTTCTTCCTTTGCTGGAAACCGCAT GTGCTTTTGACTTGCTGATATATACAGATAAAGATTTGGAAGTGCCTGAGAAATGGGAGGAATCTGGTCCTCAGTTTGTGTCCAACTCTGAAGAGGTTCGTCTGCGCTCGTTCACAACCACCATCCACAAAGTAAATAGTATGGTGGCATACAAAAAGATAGACACTTTCTAA